A single genomic interval of Christensenellaceae bacterium 44-20 harbors:
- a CDS encoding folate family ECF transporter S component: protein MQRTRTRKLVFGALLTALAVVLKSFLGIPISMFGGLIKDINFSASIVMYAGIALGPVYGAIVGALTDILCSIIRPLGAYMPLFTLTNALMGLLPALFFLKNKQHGFWKTLLAVSAGQIVCSFICNTLILIYSFGMPGSVAWFRSISTFILIPVHTALVFALLKSTEKFLSRNLALQSPPKQQADAQ from the coding sequence TTGCAAAGAACTCGAACTCGCAAACTTGTCTTTGGCGCGCTGCTGACTGCCCTTGCCGTGGTTTTAAAATCATTCCTGGGCATCCCGATCTCCATGTTCGGCGGCCTGATCAAAGATATCAACTTCTCTGCCAGCATCGTCATGTATGCGGGCATCGCGCTGGGGCCGGTATACGGCGCTATCGTCGGCGCGCTGACGGATATCCTTTGCTCGATCATCCGCCCGCTCGGCGCATATATGCCGCTGTTTACGCTGACCAACGCGCTGATGGGGCTGCTGCCTGCGCTGTTTTTCCTGAAAAACAAACAGCATGGTTTCTGGAAAACGCTGCTGGCGGTATCGGCCGGGCAAATTGTCTGCTCGTTTATCTGCAATACGCTCATCCTCATCTATTCCTTTGGAATGCCCGGGAGTGTGGCCTGGTTCCGCTCTATCAGCACGTTTATCCTCATCCCGGTGCATACGGCGCTGGTCTTTGCGCTGCTCAAATCCACCGAAAAGTTCCTATCCCGGAACCTCGCGCTTCAATCCCCGCCCAAACAGCAGGCCGATGCGCAGTAA
- a CDS encoding AI-2E family transporter — MRIDWNKKYTTITAYAVLAAGACILICAVVFNLGEVFSTIRRFLFILNPFLWGFALAYMFNKPVQFFEQRVFRFRGKKGGRSSLARTLSIAAVYLIVLLALVGLFFIILPELSSSISAFVQNLPGYLRDLDTAFRDLITKFHLEKYVGDMDSLYAMIDSAMEYAKTIAPEIANIGFQITVSAISGISDALLALVVSAYLLSSKELFIAQVKKATYALFPQKFAGSIILLSRETNDIFGGYISGKLMQSFCLFALNFIAMAIMRLPYAALISAIMGITDIIPFFGPFIGAVPSAILLFLVEPKYALIFVILTIVTQQIDAQIIGPRILGESTGLTAFWVVFAIILGGGLFGVPGMILGIPLFAVLYSVVRQFMNSRLEQQGLSTNSKDYHSPSV; from the coding sequence ATGAGAATTGACTGGAACAAAAAATACACGACGATCACCGCCTATGCCGTTTTAGCGGCCGGCGCCTGCATTTTAATATGTGCCGTCGTCTTCAATCTTGGCGAGGTTTTTTCCACTATCCGCCGGTTTTTATTTATCTTAAATCCCTTTTTATGGGGCTTTGCCCTGGCATATATGTTCAATAAGCCAGTGCAATTTTTCGAGCAGAGGGTGTTCCGTTTCCGGGGCAAAAAAGGCGGGCGCTCTTCTCTGGCCCGCACGCTCTCCATCGCTGCAGTCTACCTCATCGTGCTGCTGGCGCTGGTGGGCCTGTTCTTCATCATCCTGCCCGAACTTTCCAGCAGTATTTCCGCCTTTGTGCAGAACCTGCCCGGGTATCTGCGGGATTTGGATACCGCATTTCGCGATCTCATCACAAAATTCCATCTGGAAAAATACGTCGGCGATATGGACTCCCTCTATGCGATGATCGATTCCGCCATGGAATATGCCAAAACCATCGCGCCGGAAATCGCCAATATCGGCTTCCAGATCACCGTCTCGGCCATCTCGGGCATCAGCGACGCACTGCTGGCGCTGGTCGTCTCGGCCTATCTGCTCTCCTCCAAGGAGCTGTTTATCGCGCAGGTCAAGAAGGCGACCTATGCCCTCTTTCCGCAGAAATTTGCGGGCAGCATCATCCTGCTTTCCAGGGAGACCAACGATATTTTCGGCGGGTATATTTCCGGCAAACTCATGCAGAGCTTTTGCCTGTTTGCGCTGAATTTTATCGCCATGGCCATCATGCGCCTGCCCTATGCGGCGCTCATCAGCGCCATCATGGGCATTACGGATATCATCCCGTTTTTTGGCCCGTTCATCGGCGCCGTTCCCTCGGCCATTCTCCTTTTTCTGGTGGAGCCCAAATACGCGCTGATCTTCGTCATCCTGACTATCGTGACACAGCAGATTGACGCGCAGATCATCGGCCCGCGCATTTTGGGCGAATCCACCGGGCTGACTGCCTTTTGGGTCGTCTTTGCCATCATCCTGGGCGGCGGCCTGTTCGGCGTGCCGGGCATGATCCTGGGAATCCCGCTCTTTGCCGTGCTCTATTCCGTCGTGCGCCAGTTTATGAACAGCCGGCTGGAGCAGCAAGGGCTCTCCACCAATTCCAAGGATTATCATTCCCCGAGCGTTTAG
- a CDS encoding RNA polymerase sigma factor codes for MEDPDQSFEQVFERNIRSVYRACYLRLRHKQDAEDAAQAVFLSYLARKRPFENERHERAWFLRAAHDRAVDIQRSAWHKRRSAGQAQEQVYLDEGEMEAQSMLAALPPSLREVLALYYIEGLSVSQIAKILRRTQSTIRAQLAKGRKRLKLEWERENE; via the coding sequence ATGGAGGATCCGGATCAGAGCTTTGAGCAGGTGTTTGAGCGGAACATCCGCAGTGTATACCGCGCCTGCTATCTGCGGCTGCGCCACAAGCAGGATGCGGAAGATGCGGCGCAGGCGGTTTTTCTAAGCTATCTTGCCAGAAAGCGGCCGTTTGAAAATGAGCGCCATGAGCGCGCATGGTTTTTGAGGGCGGCGCACGATCGGGCGGTGGATATACAGCGCAGTGCCTGGCATAAAAGGCGCTCGGCAGGGCAGGCGCAGGAACAGGTTTATCTGGACGAGGGCGAGATGGAGGCGCAGAGCATGCTTGCCGCGCTTCCGCCCAGCTTGCGGGAAGTGCTGGCGCTCTACTATATAGAAGGGCTGAGCGTCAGCCAGATCGCGAAAATTCTGCGGCGCACGCAAAGCACAATCCGCGCTCAGCTGGCCAAAGGCCGGAAAAGGCTGAAACTGGAATGGGAGAGAGAAAATGAATGA
- a CDS encoding NAD(P)H-dependent glycerol-3-phosphate dehydrogenase: MKVSVLGCGRWGSFIAWYLNKMGHRVCVWGREGSANLGQFQEKIRQGQEGFLGMETTHDLAHALAFGELLAISISAQQLRNLLSRSEFCDLQKPVVLCMKGLEEHTGKRLSEIAADYLPLEQIAVWLGPGHMQDFLAGIPNCMVIDSYNPQLKQEVVAALKGGLIRFYYGDDMIGNEVGAAAKNVIGIAAGMMDGLHCGSLKGALMSRGAREISRLIGAMGGNELSAYGLAHLGDYEATVFSQYSRNRMFGEKFVQGEQMDALAEGVSTAAALMVLKEKYQVDLPICTAVHTAIQGCIPPEELLNRLFLRSLKKEF; the protein is encoded by the coding sequence ATGAAGGTCAGCGTGCTGGGATGCGGGCGATGGGGCTCGTTTATCGCGTGGTATTTGAATAAAATGGGGCATCGGGTTTGCGTATGGGGCAGGGAAGGCTCGGCAAACCTCGGGCAGTTCCAGGAGAAAATCCGGCAGGGGCAAGAAGGCTTTTTGGGCATGGAGACCACGCACGACTTGGCGCACGCCCTGGCCTTTGGCGAGCTTTTGGCCATCTCCATCAGCGCCCAGCAGCTGCGCAATTTGCTCTCCAGAAGCGAGTTTTGCGATCTGCAAAAGCCGGTCGTCCTCTGCATGAAAGGGCTGGAGGAGCACACGGGCAAGCGCCTTTCGGAGATTGCCGCGGATTATCTGCCGCTGGAGCAGATTGCCGTCTGGCTGGGGCCTGGCCACATGCAGGATTTCCTCGCGGGCATCCCGAACTGCATGGTTATCGATTCCTACAACCCACAGCTCAAGCAGGAGGTCGTTGCGGCGCTCAAAGGCGGGCTGATTCGCTTCTATTACGGCGACGACATGATCGGCAATGAAGTGGGGGCAGCGGCCAAAAACGTCATCGGGATTGCGGCGGGCATGATGGACGGCCTGCACTGCGGCAGTCTCAAGGGCGCGCTGATGTCCCGCGGGGCCCGGGAGATTTCCCGGCTGATCGGCGCCATGGGCGGCAATGAGCTTTCGGCCTATGGCCTGGCGCATCTGGGGGATTATGAGGCGACAGTGTTTTCGCAGTATAGCCGCAACCGCATGTTCGGAGAAAAATTCGTGCAGGGAGAGCAGATGGATGCTCTGGCGGAAGGCGTCTCGACGGCGGCGGCGCTGATGGTTTTGAAGGAAAAATACCAGGTGGATTTGCCCATCTGCACGGCTGTGCACACGGCGATTCAGGGGTGCATCCCGCCGGAGGAGCTGCTCAACCGGCTGTTTTTGCGCAGTTTGAAAAAGGAATTTTAA
- a CDS encoding DUF4097 family beta strand repeat-containing protein has product MRTSAIIRIIVWSLVALALTAVLVQGLTGGFSLGGITVFGSFSYDDSEQYLVGSNQIDMREISEIEINWGAGDVQVIPYEGNEVVFREQAGRALLEEDMMRFYLRGGKLTIQFCAPKRGFRIFSSTPSKSLEVKIPYAMAGSLAELEVSSISAPVSIQGASGAEMKVSSVSGAIHVSDLSCRELNLETVSGGIRGENIQATELEMESVSGTIDISGAFQEASGNSVSGNLTIRSNICPRKVDAETVSGGVRLQIPENDGFTARYHTTSGQFYSSFPTIAQKKQAVYKNGGAEFTFDTVSGSMDIEKL; this is encoded by the coding sequence ATGAGAACTTCGGCAATTATTCGGATCATCGTCTGGTCTCTGGTTGCGCTGGCGCTGACGGCCGTTCTGGTTCAGGGGCTGACGGGTGGCTTTTCGTTAGGGGGTATCACTGTGTTTGGTTCTTTTTCTTATGACGACAGCGAGCAATACCTGGTTGGCAGCAACCAGATCGATATGAGGGAGATCTCGGAGATTGAGATCAACTGGGGTGCGGGAGACGTGCAGGTTATCCCCTACGAGGGCAATGAAGTCGTCTTCCGGGAGCAGGCCGGCCGGGCGCTGTTGGAAGAGGATATGATGCGCTTCTATTTGCGGGGCGGAAAGCTGACGATCCAGTTTTGCGCGCCCAAAAGGGGCTTCCGGATTTTCTCGAGCACGCCAAGCAAGAGCCTGGAAGTCAAGATCCCGTATGCCATGGCAGGATCGCTTGCAGAGCTGGAGGTCAGCTCGATTTCTGCGCCCGTCAGCATACAGGGGGCCAGCGGGGCAGAGATGAAGGTTTCCAGCGTTTCGGGCGCCATTCACGTTTCGGATCTTTCCTGCCGGGAGCTTAATTTGGAGACGGTCAGCGGCGGGATTCGCGGCGAAAACATTCAGGCAACCGAGCTGGAGATGGAGAGCGTCAGCGGCACTATCGATATTTCCGGCGCCTTTCAGGAGGCGAGCGGCAACAGTGTCTCGGGCAATCTGACGATACGCAGCAATATCTGCCCAAGAAAGGTGGATGCTGAGACGGTCAGCGGGGGCGTGCGCCTGCAAATTCCGGAAAACGACGGCTTTACCGCCCGGTATCACACGACCAGCGGGCAGTTCTACTCGAGTTTCCCGACGATCGCCCAGAAGAAACAGGCGGTTTATAAAAACGGCGGTGCGGAATTCACCTTCGATACGGTTTCGGGCAGCATGGATATTGAGAAGCTATAG
- a CDS encoding permease prefix domain 1-containing protein, with translation MRDRLRGYVESLFIDAPRTKKTVELKEEILQNLYDKYDDLIREGKTEEAAYNIAVAGVGDISPLLEELERSERAYDAQNPYPEARKRSAIMVATAVAMYILSLIPCLIWEEGGVIPMFIVIALATALLIYNGMTRPRYVSRDDTVVENFKEWKTHNSNRHQIYKALSSALWSITVVIYFLISFSMGAWHISWVIFLISSAINSVLRAIFDLGR, from the coding sequence ATGAGAGATAGATTAAGAGGTTATGTCGAATCTTTATTTATCGATGCACCACGCACCAAAAAGACAGTAGAACTCAAGGAAGAAATTTTGCAGAACCTATACGATAAATACGACGATCTGATAAGGGAAGGCAAAACCGAGGAAGCGGCCTACAATATCGCTGTGGCGGGCGTTGGGGATATCAGCCCGCTGCTGGAGGAGCTGGAGCGCAGTGAGCGCGCCTATGATGCGCAGAACCCGTATCCCGAGGCAAGAAAGCGCTCGGCTATCATGGTCGCGACGGCTGTTGCGATGTATATTTTATCGCTGATCCCCTGCCTGATCTGGGAAGAGGGCGGCGTGATCCCCATGTTTATCGTCATCGCACTGGCGACGGCGCTGCTCATCTATAACGGCATGACGCGCCCGCGCTATGTCAGCCGGGACGACACAGTCGTGGAGAACTTTAAGGAATGGAAGACCCACAACAGCAACCGGCATCAGATCTATAAAGCGCTCTCTTCCGCGCTTTGGTCGATTACAGTCGTGATCTATTTCCTGATCAGCTTCAGTATGGGCGCATGGCATATCAGCTGGGTCATTTTCCTGATCTCCTCCGCCATCAACTCCGTGCTGAGAGCCATCTTTGATTTGGGGAGGTAG
- a CDS encoding PadR family transcriptional regulator: MAIASDLIRGHTETIILAHLLQGDSYGYEINKAIQQKTDQQYELKEATLYTAFRRLEESGCIYSYWGDEQTGARRRYYSITKHGKQTYQRLREEWEVAKKLIDILIGEEKSDER, encoded by the coding sequence ATGGCGATTGCTTCGGATTTAATCCGCGGCCATACGGAAACCATCATCCTGGCGCATCTGCTGCAGGGAGATAGCTATGGCTACGAGATCAATAAGGCGATTCAGCAGAAGACGGATCAGCAATATGAGCTCAAAGAGGCCACGCTGTATACGGCTTTCCGCAGGCTGGAGGAATCGGGCTGCATCTATTCCTATTGGGGCGACGAGCAGACCGGCGCGCGCAGGAGATACTACAGCATCACAAAGCATGGAAAACAGACGTATCAGCGGCTGCGGGAAGAATGGGAAGTTGCGAAAAAGCTAATTGATATTTTAATTGGAGAGGAGAAAAGTGATGAGAGATAG
- the bsh gene encoding choloylglycine hydrolase has protein sequence MCTAATYQTKDFYFGRTLDYDCSYGEEIVITPRSYPFSFRCVEQMQRHYAMIGMAHVAQGVPLYYDAVNEKGLGMAGLNFVGNAHYEKQKVPGKDNIAPFELIFWVLGQCATVVEAKELLANIHLVDIPFSQDLPQAQLHWIIADKNEVITLEAVREGLRIYANPAGVLTNNPPFDEQMFALNNYMHLSPKEPKNRFSSALPLQAYSRGMGALGMPGDLSSQSRFVRVAFTKMNAVSGDSELESVSQFFHILGAVEQQRGCCEVDGGAFEITIYTSCCNADQGIYYYTTYDNHQITAVDMKEENLDSEKLVRYPLMMQEQIRWQNRK, from the coding sequence ATGTGTACAGCGGCGACATATCAAACGAAGGATTTCTATTTTGGCAGAACGCTCGATTACGACTGCTCCTACGGCGAGGAAATTGTGATAACGCCGCGCAGTTATCCATTTTCTTTTCGATGTGTGGAGCAAATGCAACGGCACTATGCGATGATCGGGATGGCCCATGTGGCCCAGGGAGTTCCGCTTTATTACGATGCGGTAAATGAAAAAGGCCTGGGCATGGCGGGGCTCAATTTTGTGGGAAATGCGCACTATGAAAAGCAAAAGGTGCCGGGCAAGGACAACATCGCGCCGTTTGAGCTGATTTTCTGGGTTCTTGGGCAATGCGCCACGGTAGTGGAAGCCAAAGAGCTTCTGGCGAATATTCATCTTGTGGATATTCCCTTTAGCCAGGATTTGCCGCAGGCACAGCTGCACTGGATTATCGCGGACAAAAACGAGGTGATCACCCTGGAGGCCGTCCGGGAAGGGCTGAGGATTTATGCGAACCCCGCAGGCGTTTTGACCAACAACCCTCCCTTTGATGAGCAGATGTTTGCGCTGAACAACTACATGCATTTATCGCCTAAAGAGCCGAAAAATCGCTTTTCCAGCGCATTGCCGCTTCAGGCATATAGCCGGGGCATGGGAGCGCTGGGAATGCCGGGAGATCTCTCCTCGCAATCCCGGTTCGTCCGGGTGGCATTCACAAAGATGAACGCGGTTTCCGGGGATTCGGAGCTGGAGAGCGTGAGCCAGTTTTTCCACATTCTAGGCGCCGTGGAACAGCAAAGAGGGTGCTGTGAAGTGGACGGCGGGGCATTTGAAATTACGATCTACACTTCCTGCTGCAACGCGGATCAGGGCATCTATTACTATACCACCTATGATAACCACCAGATTACGGCAGTCGATATGAAAGAAGAGAATCTGGATAGCGAGAAGCTGGTGCGGTATCCGCTTATGATGCAGGAGCAGATTCGGTGGCAGAATAGGAAATAG
- the srtB gene encoding class B sortase, producing the protein MREQKAGKHSRKRRKSFLNLAIIVCALGAVICVGILLSSYFEYKKGDDLMDGMTQYVNIPQGNKGDDEKFTVDYDALAAINPDFIGWLYLDGTVINYPIVQGEDNTYYLNHVFEGEQHKYGSIFMDSRNHARFWDANTVIYGHRMNSGAMFGSLIEYKNQEYYDQHPVFMLYTKEQVYRLEVFAAYEIDAKMENVPFNFTTDEQYRAYLDSAIAQSDIKTDVSVNVTERIVTLSTCTKTSQSKRFIVQAKLVAVSQ; encoded by the coding sequence ATGAGAGAGCAAAAGGCTGGAAAGCATAGCAGAAAAAGACGGAAATCATTTTTGAATCTTGCCATCATCGTCTGTGCGCTGGGGGCGGTTATTTGTGTGGGAATTCTGCTTTCTTCCTACTTCGAATATAAAAAGGGCGATGACCTGATGGATGGCATGACGCAGTATGTCAATATCCCTCAGGGTAACAAGGGCGATGACGAAAAATTTACGGTGGATTACGATGCTCTTGCCGCCATCAACCCGGATTTTATCGGCTGGCTTTATCTGGATGGGACGGTGATCAACTATCCTATCGTGCAGGGAGAGGATAATACCTATTATCTGAACCATGTCTTTGAGGGGGAGCAGCATAAATACGGCAGTATTTTTATGGATAGCCGCAACCATGCACGCTTCTGGGATGCCAATACGGTGATTTATGGGCACCGCATGAACAGCGGCGCGATGTTCGGCTCGCTCATCGAATATAAGAACCAGGAATACTACGATCAACACCCGGTTTTCATGCTCTATACAAAAGAGCAGGTCTACCGGCTGGAAGTTTTCGCGGCCTATGAAATCGACGCCAAGATGGAGAACGTGCCGTTTAACTTTACCACGGATGAGCAATACCGCGCCTACCTGGATTCTGCCATTGCACAGTCCGACATCAAAACGGACGTTTCGGTGAATGTAACCGAGCGCATTGTGACGCTCTCAACCTGCACCAAAACCAGCCAGAGCAAGCGCTTCATCGTTCAGGCAAAATTGGTTGCAGTTTCGCAATAA
- the pdaA gene encoding delta-lactam-biosynthetic de-N-acetylase produces MKSKSNFVIGSCIACLFGLAFALVYMTLAPSSTTVAHTAEKSYSWYYKPREDGQQPIVADDASFLDDYNLIYLGDPNSKSIYLTFDSGYENGYTEKILDVLKGKNAPAAFFVTGHYMKSNPEIIKRMKDEGHLVCNHTVNHADLSATTDIATYQKELDGLCELYQEITGEQMPRFMRPPEGKYSEAMLKIVQEMGYTPVFWSFAYKDWLNDAQPDTAAAKKTILTRTHPGEIALLHSTSATNAAVLGEVIDTWRADGYEIHSIEELVSAQ; encoded by the coding sequence ATGAAAAGCAAAAGCAATTTTGTAATCGGCAGCTGCATTGCCTGCCTGTTTGGGCTGGCCTTTGCTCTTGTTTATATGACGCTCGCCCCAAGCTCGACGACTGTCGCACATACGGCAGAGAAATCCTATAGCTGGTATTATAAACCCAGGGAAGACGGCCAGCAGCCCATCGTCGCAGACGACGCATCTTTTCTTGACGATTATAACCTCATCTATCTGGGGGACCCCAACTCCAAATCCATCTACCTGACCTTTGACTCGGGCTATGAGAACGGCTATACCGAGAAGATCCTCGACGTTTTAAAGGGAAAAAACGCCCCGGCGGCCTTTTTCGTCACCGGGCACTATATGAAGAGTAATCCGGAAATCATCAAGCGCATGAAGGATGAGGGGCATCTCGTCTGCAACCACACGGTAAACCATGCGGATCTTTCCGCTACTACCGACATCGCCACCTATCAAAAAGAGCTGGATGGGCTCTGCGAGCTCTATCAGGAAATTACCGGCGAGCAGATGCCGCGCTTTATGCGCCCGCCGGAGGGAAAATACAGCGAGGCTATGCTGAAAATCGTTCAGGAAATGGGCTATACCCCGGTTTTCTGGAGCTTTGCCTATAAGGATTGGCTCAACGACGCCCAGCCGGATACTGCCGCCGCCAAGAAAACCATTCTGACGCGCACGCACCCCGGCGAGATCGCCCTGCTGCACTCCACCTCGGCCACCAACGCCGCCGTGCTGGGCGAAGTGATCGACACCTGGCGGGCAGATGGCTACGAGATCCACAGCATCGAGGAGCTGGTCTCGGCACAATGA